In one Salvelinus fontinalis isolate EN_2023a unplaced genomic scaffold, ASM2944872v1 scaffold_0070, whole genome shotgun sequence genomic region, the following are encoded:
- the LOC129842829 gene encoding transcription activator BRG1 isoform X1, which translates to MSTPDPPMGGTPRQGPSPGPGPSPGAMLGPSPGPSPGGSSHSMMGPSPGPPSSGHPLPQAGPSGYSQENMHPLHKPLEGMERTAMERTAMERTAMERTAMERTAMERTAMERTAMERTGMERPGMERPGMERTAMERTAMERTAMERTGMERTAMERTAMERTAMERTAMERTAMERTGMERTGMERTGMERAGMERTGMERTGMERTAMERTAMERTGMERTGMERTGMERTGMERTGMERTGMERTGMERTGMERNTMERTAMERTAMERTAMERTGMERTAMERTGMERTGMERNAMERTGMERTGMERTGMHEKAMSEESRFAQMKGMRQGGHSGMGPPPSPMDQHSQGYHSPLGGSDHSSPVPSNGPPSGPLQPSSAGPNPSDTSSNPDSQTLGGQNQLQNRPGGPQQSGPGPVGPGGGPTPFNQNQLHQLRAQIMAYKMLARGQPLPDHLQMAVQGKRPIGCSPGMQGPGPGQGGLGQPMPSLAPGGPGGVGPGQGPGGPMGQGYSRAHGMMGPNMPPPGPSGPTGMQGQNPNGPPKSWSEGPMVNAAAPSNAPQKLIPPQPTGRPSPAPPSIPPAASPVMPPQTQSPGQPVQPPPMVPHHAKQNRITPIQKPHGLDPVEILQEREYRLQARITHRIAELENLPGSLAGDLRTKATIELKALQLLNFQRQLRQEVVVCMRRDTALETALDAKAYKRSKRQSLREARITEKLEKQQKIEQERKRRQKHQEYLSIILAHAKDFKEYHRSITAKIQKATKAVATYHANTEREQKKENERIEKERMRRLMAEDEEGYRKLIDQKKDKRLAYLLQQTDEYVANLTELVRAHKLVQALKEKKKKRKKKKKLENAEGQTPVLGPDGEPLDETSQMSDLPVKVIHVDSGNILTGADAPKAGQLDTWLEMNPGYEVAPRSDSEDSGSEEEEEEEEEPQPAVPPVVVLPGLVGLEEKKKKIPDPDSEEVSEVDVRHIIEHAKQDVDDEYNSAEAAFARGLQSYYAVAHAVTERVEKQSTILINGQLKQYQIKGLEWLVSLYNNNLNGILADEMGLGKTIQTIALITYLMENKRVNGPFLIIVPLSTLSNWVYEFDKWAPSVVKVSYKGSPQARRAFIPQLRSGKFNVLLTTYEYIIKDKQVLAKIRWKYMIVDEGHRMKNHHCKLTQVLNTHYLAPRRVLLTGTPLQNKLPELWALLNFLLPTIFKSCSTFEQWFNAPFAMTGEKVDLNEEETILIIRRLHKVLRPFLLRRLKKEVEAQLPEKVEYVIKCDMSALQRVLYRHMQAKGVLLTDGSEKDKKGKGGTKTLMNTIMQLRKICNHPYMFQQIEESFSEHLGFSGGIVSGLDLYRASGKFEVLDRILPKLRATNHKVLLFCQMTSLMTIMEDYFAYRNFKHLRLDGTTKADDRGMLLKAFNDPASQYFIFLLSTRAGGLGLNLQSADTVVIFDSDWNPHQDLQAQDRAHRIGQQNEVRVLRLCTVNSVEEKILAAAKYKLNVDQKVIQAGMFDQKSSSHERRAFLQAILEHEEQDEVGAPGGVWKSGGSWEEDEVPDDETVNQMIARSEEEFDHFMRMDLDRRREDARNPRRKPRLMEEDELPTWIMKDDAEVERLTCEEEEEKMFGRGSRQRKEVDYSDSLTEKQWLKAIEEGTLEEIEEEVRHKKTTRKRKRDRDDLPGPSSSSSGGRRSRDKDEDGKRQKKRGRPPAEKLSPNPPALTKKMKKIVDAVIKYKDSSNGRQLSEVFIQLPSRKELPEYYELIRKPVDFRKIKERIRSHRYRSLGDLERDVMLLFQNAQTFNLEGSLIYEDSIVLQSVFTSLRQKIEKEEDSEGEDSEEEEEDLDEGSESECESSLKKGSRSVKVKIRLGRREKSSDRGKGRRRMGRTRAKPVVSDDDTEEEQEEVRGEEERSPSGTDEES; encoded by the exons ATGTCCACTCCAGACCCTCCCATGGGGGGTACCCCTCGACAGGGTCCTTCCCCAGGCCCGGGGCCCTCTCCTGGGGCAATGCTTGGCCCCAGCCCTGGTCCTTCTCCAGGGGGGTCCTCTCACAGCATGATGGGGCCCAGCCCAGGGCCTCCATCCTCAGGTCACCCCCTGCCTCAGGCTGGGCCCTCTGGATACTCCCAGGAGAACATGCACCCTCTGCACAAA CCACTGGAAGGTATGGAGAGGACTGCCATGGAGAGGACTGCCATGGAGAGGACTGCCATGGAGAGGACTGCCATGGAGAGGACTGCCATGGAGAGGACTGCCATGGAGAGGACTGCCATGGAGAGGACTGGTATGGAGAGGCCTGGTATGGAGAGGCCTGGTATGGAAAGGACTGCCATGGAGAGGACTGCCATGGAGAGGACTGCCATGGAGAGGACTGGTATGGAGAGGACTGCCATGGAGAGGACTGCCATGGAGAGGACTGCCATGGAGAGGACTGCCATGGAGAGGACTGCCATGGAGAGGACTGGTATGGAGAGGACTGGTATGGAGAGGACTGGTATGGAGAGGGCTGGTATGGAGAGGACTGGTATGGAGAGGACTGGTATGGAGAGGACTGCCATGGAGAGGACTGCCATGGAGAGGACTGGTATGGAGAGGACTGGTATGGAGAGGACTGGTATGGAGAGGACTGGTATGGAGAGGACTGGTATGGAGAGGACTGGTATGGAGAGGACTGGTATGGAGAGGACTGGTATGGAGAGAAATACCATGGAGAGGACTGCCATGGAGAGGACTGCCATGGAGAGGACTGCCATGGAAAGGACTGGTATGGAGAGGACTGCCATGGAGAGGACTGGTATGGAGAGGACTGGTATGGAGAGAAATGCCATGGAGAGGACTGGTATGGAAAGGACTGGTATGGAGAGAACTGGTATGCATGAGAAGGCCATGAGTGAGGAGTCACGCTTTGCCCAGATGAAGGGCATGAGACAGGGAGGGCACAGTGGCATGGGCCCTCCTCCCAGCCCCATGGACCAACACTCTCAAG gctaccactCCCCACTTGGCGGCTCTGACCACTCCAGCCCCGTCCCTTCCAACGGGCCCCCCTCTGGCCCTCTCCAACCCTCTAGCGCTGGCCCAAACCCCTCAGACACCTCCTCCAACCCGGACTCCCAAACCCTGGGGGGCCAGAACCAGTTGCAGAACCGTCCCGGTGGGCCCCAGCAAAGTGGCCCCGGCCCTGTTGGCCCCGGTGGAGGCCCTACTCCTTTCAACCAGAACCAGCTTCACCAGCTGCGGGCCCAGATCATGGCCTATAAG ATGCTGGCCAGGGGGCAGCCACTACCGGACCATCTCCAGATGGCTGTCCAGGGGAAGAGGCCCATAGGGTGCAGCCCAGGGATGCAGGGTCCGGGGCCAGGGCAGGGGGGACTGGGGCAGCCCATGCCCAGCCTGGctcctggaggtcctggaggTGTGGGGCCAGGACAAGGACCAGGAGGACCCATGGGCCAGGGCTACAGCAGAGCTCACG GGATGATGGGACCCAACATGCCTCCTCCAGGCCCCTCTGGTCCAACAGGCATGCAGGGACAGAACCCCAACGGACCCCCCAAGTCCTGGTCTGAAG GTCCAATGGTAAACGCCGCCGCCCCCTCTAACGCTCCCCAGAAGTTGATTCCTCCCCAGCCGACGGGCCGTCCCTCCCCCGCTCCACCCTCCATACCCCCCGCGGCCTCCCCGGTCATGCCCCCTCAGACCCAGTCCCCTGGGCAACCGGTCCAGCCCCCACCCATGGTTCCCCACCATGCCAAGCAGAACCGCATTACCCCCATCCAGAAACCCCACGGACTCGACCCGGTGGAAATACTGCAGGAGAGGGAGTACAG ACTGCAGGCTCGTATCACCCACCGTATAGCTGAGTTGGAGAACCTCCCTGGCTCTCTGGCTGGAGACCTGAGGACCAAGGCCACCATCGAACTCAAGGCCCTCCAGCTGCTCAACTTCCAGAGACAG CTGCGTCAGGAGGTTGTGGTGTGTATGCGTAGGGACACAGCTCTGGAGACGGCTCTGGACGCTAAGGCCTACAAGAGGAGCAAGCGCCAGTCCCTACGAGAGGCCCGCATCACAGAGAAACTGGAGAAACAGCAGAAGATCGAACAGGAGCGTAAACGTCGACAGAAACACCAG GAGTATCTGAGCATTATCCTGGCCCACGCCAAAGACTTTAAGGAGTACCACCGCTCCATCACAGCTAAGATCCAGAAAGCCACCAAGGCCGTGGCCACGTACCACGCCAACACAGAGCGTGAGCAGAAGAAGGAGAACGAGCGCATCgagaaggagaggatgaggaggctgaTG gctgagGATGAGGAGGGCTACCGTAAGCTGATTGACCAGAAGAAGGACAAGCGTCTGGCCTACCTGCTGCAGCAGACGGATGAGTACGTGGCCAACCTCACTGAGTTGGTCCGGGCTCACAAGCTGGTACAGGCCCtcaaagagaagaagaagaagaggaagaagaagaag AAGCTGGAGAACGCTGAGGGTCAGACTCCTGTACTGGGACCTGATGGAGAA cCTCTAGATGAGACGTCCCAGATGAGTGACCTACCAGTGAAGGTGATCCACGTGGACAGTGGTAACATCCTGACAGGGGCGGACGCTCCTAAAGCTGGACAGCTGGACACATGGCTGGAGATGAACCCTGG GTACGAAGTGGCCCCTCGCTCTGACAGTGAAGACAGTGgatcggaagaggaggag gaggaagaggaggagcccCAGCCGGCAGTGCCTCCAGTAGTGGTCCTCCCAGGGTTAGTGGGgttagaggagaagaagaagaagatccCAGACCCCGACAGTGAAGAAGTATCAGAGGTGGACGTACGACACATCATAGA GCACGCTAAGCAGGATGTGGATGATGAGTATAACAGTGCAGAGGCAGCGTTCGCTCGGGGACTCCAGTCTTACTACGCTGTGGCCCATGCTGTCACTGAGAGAGTGGAGAAACAGTCCACTATACTCATCAACGGACAACTGAAACAGTACCAG attAAAGGTCTGGAGTGGCTGGTGTCTCTCTACAACAACAATCTGAATGGTATCCTGGCTGATGAAATGGGACTAGGAAAGACCATCCAGACCATCGCTCTCATCACGTACCTGATGGAGAACAAACGAGTCAACGGACCTTTCCTCATCATAGTACCGCTCTC AACTCTCTCTAACTGGGTGTATGAGTTTGACAAGTGGGCTCCGTCTGTAGTGAAAGTCTCCTACAAG GGCTCCCCTCAGGCCAGAAGGGCCTTCATCCCCCAGCTACGCAGCGGCAAGTTCAACGTTCTCCTCACTACCTATGAGTACATCATTAAGGATAAACAGGTCCTAGCcaag ATCCGGTGGAAGTACATGATCGTGGACGAGGGCCACCGGATGAAGAACCACCACTGTAAGCTGACCCAGGTCCTCAACACCCACTACCTGGCCCCCAGGAGAGTGCTCCTAACTGGGACACCGCTCCAGAACAAGCTGCCTGAGCTCTGGGCCCTGCTCAACTTTCTCCTGCCCACCATCTTTAAGAGCTGCAGTACCTTCGAACAGTGGTTCAATGCACCATTCGCTATGACTGGAGAGAAG GTAGATCTAAATGAAGAGGAGACCATCCTGATTATCCGTCGCCTCCACAAGGTGCTCCGCCCCTTCCTGTTACGCAGGCTCAAGAAGGAAGTAGAGGCTCAGCTACCGGAAAAG gtgGAGTATGTAATAAAGTGTGATATGTCAGCGCTCCAGAGGGTTCTGTACAGACATATGCAGGCCAAGGGAGTCCTACTGACAGACGGCTCTGAGAAGGACAAGAAG GGTAAAGGAGGTACCAAGACCCTGATGAACACCATCATGCAGTTGAGGAAGATCTGTAACCATCCCTACATGTTCCAACAGATAGAG GAATCTTTCTCGGAGCATTTAGGATTTTCCGGAGGGATAGTGAGTGG TCTTGACCTGTACCGAGCCTCAGGGAAGTTTGAGGTGCTGGACCGTATCCTGCCCAAGCTGAGGGCCACCAATCACAAGGTGTTGTTGTTCTGTCAGATGACCTCGCTCATGACCATCATGGAGGACTACTTCGCCTACCGCAACTTCAAGCACCTGCGTCTGGacg gcaCCACCAAAGCAGATGACAGGGGCATGCTGTTGAAGGCGTTTAACGACCCAGCCTCCCAGTACTTCATCTTCCTGCTCAGTACCAGAGCCGGGGGGCTGGGCCTCAACCTACAGTCAGCTGACACCGTGGTCATCTTTGACTCTGACTGGAACCCTCACCAG gacctGCAGGCCCAGGACCGTGCACACCGCATCGGCCAACAGAACGAGGTCCGTGTCCTGCGTCTCTGCACCGTCAACTCCGTAGAGGAGAAGATCCTGGCAGCGGCCAAGTACAAACTCAACGTGGACCAGAAGGTCATCCAGGCCGGCATGTTTGACCAGAAGTCATCGAGCCACGAGCGCCGGGCTTTCCTGCAGGCTATCCTGGAGCACGAGGAACAGGACGAGGTCGGGGCCCCGGGCGGCGTGTGGAAGTCTGGGGGGTCTTGG GAGGAGGACGAGGTGCCAGACGATGAGACGGTCAACCAGATGATCGCCAGGAGCGAGGAGGAGTTTGACCACTTCATG cgTATGGACCTGGACAGGAGGCGTGAGGACGCTCGTAACCCCCGCCGTAAGCCCCGTCTGATGGAGGAGGACGAGCTGCCCACCTGGATCATGAAGGACGACGCAGAGGTGGAGAGACTCACctgtgaggaggaagaggagaagatgtTCGGGAGGGGGTCCCGCCAGCGCAAGGAGGTGGACTACAGTGACTCACTTACTGAGAAGCAGTGGCtcaag gcCATTGAGGAAGGCACGTTAGAGGAGATCGAGGAGGAGGTGCGTCACAAGAAGACCACCCGGAAGCGAAAGCGTGACCGCGATGACCTCCCtggcccctcctcttcctcctcgggGGGCAGGCGGAGCCGGGACAAGGACGAGGACGGGAAGAGACAGAAGAAGAGGGGACGCCCCCCCGCAGAGAAACTCTCCCCCAACCCCCCCGCTCTCACCAAGAAGATGAAGAAGATAGTGGACGCTGTTATTAAATACAAAGACAG CAGTAATGGTCGTCAGCTGAGTGAGGTCTTCATCCAGCTGCCCTCGCGCAAAGAGCTGCCAGAGTACTACGAGCTCATCCGCAAGCCTGTCGACTTCAGGAAAATCAAG GAGAGGATCCGTAGCCACAGATACCGTAGTCTAGGAGACCTGGAGAGAGATGTGATGCTACTCTTTCAGAACGCACAGACCTTCAACCTGGAGGGATCACTG ATCTACGAGGACTCCATCGTGCTCCAGTCGGTGTTCACCAGTCTGAGACAGAAGATCGAGAAGGAGGAGGACAGCGAGGGAGAggacagtgaggaagaggaggaggacctggaCGAAGGCTCCGAGTCAGAGTGTGAGTCATCACTGAAGAAAGGAT CCCGCTCAGTGAAGGTGAAGATCCGTCTGGGACGGAGAGAGAAGAGTAGTGACCGAGGGAAGGGTAGGAGACGTATGGGACGCACCCGAGCCAAACCTGTCGTCAGCGACGACGACACtgaagaggagcaggaggaggtgaggggagaggag GAACGCTCCCCCAGTGGCACTGATGAAGAATCCTAA